A window of the Buchnera aphidicola (Tetraneura ulmi) genome harbors these coding sequences:
- the rplJ gene encoding 50S ribosomal protein L10 produces MVLNIKEKKIIISEIRKITKKSISIVVGETKYIKSNEINELRKEARKSGVIIKIIRNTLFNIAIKDTNYECLKNFISGPILIAYSMEHPGSAARLLINFSKKNNNFKITNAVFEKKILTLSQIKKLSEIPTYKELIIKLLSVMKESSIGKLVRTLNNINKKNLN; encoded by the coding sequence ATGGTATTGAATATAAAAGAAAAAAAAATAATCATCTCTGAAATACGAAAAATAACAAAAAAATCAATATCTATTGTTGTAGGAGAAACAAAATATATTAAATCTAATGAAATAAATGAATTAAGAAAAGAAGCTAGGAAATCAGGAGTAATTATTAAAATAATAAGAAACACACTATTCAATATAGCAATTAAAGACACCAATTATGAATGTCTAAAAAATTTTATTTCTGGACCTATATTAATTGCTTATTCTATGGAACATCCTGGAAGTGCAGCTAGACTATTAATAAATTTTTCTAAAAAAAATAACAACTTTAAAATTACTAATGCAGTATTCGAAAAAAAAATATTAACATTGAGTCAAATTAAAAAATTATCAGAAATTCCTACTTACAAAGAATTAATTATAAAATTACTGTCAGTAATGAAAGAATCTTCAATTGGAAAATTAGTACGAACATTAAATAATATTAATAAGAAAAATCTAAATTAA
- the rplL gene encoding 50S ribosomal protein L7/L12 encodes MTITKEQIIETISKMSVMNITELVSEMEKKFKVSSNMSVNTSSQQKEEKKEEQTEFNILLKEIGKNKVSVIKAVRSATGLGLKESKDLVESAPTLIKEKVNKSDAESLKKILLSAGAKVEIQ; translated from the coding sequence ATGACTATCACTAAAGAACAAATAATAGAAACAATATCAAAAATGTCTGTAATGAATATTACAGAACTAGTATCTGAAATGGAAAAAAAATTCAAAGTATCTTCTAATATGTCTGTAAACACTAGTTCACAACAAAAAGAAGAAAAAAAAGAAGAACAAACAGAATTTAACATATTACTAAAAGAAATAGGAAAAAATAAAGTTTCCGTAATTAAAGCAGTTCGTAGTGCTACTGGGTTAGGATTAAAAGAATCCAAAGATCTAGTTGAATCTGCTCCTACCTTAATAAAAGAAAAAGTAAACAAATCTGATGCTGAATCTCTAAAAAAAATATTACTATCCGCTGGTGCAAAAGTAGAAATTCAATAA
- the rpoB gene encoding DNA-directed RNA polymerase subunit beta: MIYSNTEKKRIRKDFGKRPKLLDLPYLLSIQLDSFKKFIEKTKNKKSGLESAFQSIFPIKSYSGNTELQFVDYTLGKSIFEVKECKIRGATFSAPLRVKLRLLIYEREALNSTIRDIKEQEVYMGEIPLMTENGTFVINGTERVVVSQLHRSPGVFFDSDKGKTHSSGKVLYNARIIPYRGSWIDFEFDPKDYLFVRIDRRRKLPATILLKAINYKIEDILNIFFEKTTYHISNINNISMELIPERLRGETASFDIKKKSKIYVEKGRRITAKNIYELKKNNINVINVPVEYLIGRVVSKDYLEPISKKIIIKANDILSIELIEKLIQSNFKKIETIFTNDLDHGPYISETLRIDPSHDRLSALVEIYRMMRPGEPPTKEAAEQLFQNLFFTEEKYDLSSVGRMKFNRSLLRKNKEGDNVLSKKDIVEVIKKLISIRNGRGEIDDIDHLGNRRIRSVGEMTENQFRLGLIRVERSVKERLSVSDLDTLMPQDVINAKPISAAIKEFFGSSQLSQFMDQNNPLAEITHKRRISALGSGGLTRERAGFEVRDVHPTHYGRVCPIETPEGPNIGLINSLSVYAKTNDYGFLETPYIKVLNGIVTKQIDYLSAIEEGNFIIAQANTNFDQKGKISEELVTCRHKGESGLFNYTKINYMDVSNQQIVSVGASLIPFLEHDDANRALMGANMQRQAVPTLKAEKPLVGTGMERSVAVDSGIAVVAKRSGKIQFVDASRIVVKVNDQETSLSESGIDIYNLTKYTRSNQNTCINQTPCVKHGENIKIGDVLADGSSTDLGELSLGQNMRVAFMPWNGYNFEDSILISEKIVQKDRFTTIHIQELSCIARDTKLGIEEITSDIPNVGENALSKLDESGIVYIGAEVTGGDILVGKVTPKGETQLTPEEKLLRAIFGEKASDVKDSSLRVPNGVFGTVIDIQIFTRDGVKKDKRTLQIEEMQIQQTKKDISEELKILETAIFKKIKNLFIQTDIDETELKKKPKEKWLLIPIKNKKNQNKIFQLFEQYKKIKNKFEKKIEIKRKKITQGDELAPGILKIVKVYLAVKRQVQTGDKMAGRHGNKGVISKINPIEDMPYDKNGDEIDIILNPLGVPSRMNIGQILETHLGVAAKGVGNKIKLMLKNNNKIIKLRKFIQNAYDIGNNLRQKINLNNFSDEEVLNLANNLKNGLPIATPVFDGAEENEIKKLLKLADLPTSGQITLFDGRTGEKFERPVTVGYMYVLKLNHLVDDKMHARSTGSYSLITQQPLGGKAQFGGQRFGEMEVWALEAYGASYTLQEMLTVKSDDVNGRTKMYKNIVDGNHQMEPGMPESFNVLLKEIRSLGINIELEDE, translated from the coding sequence ATGATTTACTCCAACACCGAAAAAAAAAGAATTAGAAAAGATTTCGGAAAAAGACCTAAACTTTTAGATTTACCATATTTATTATCGATTCAACTAGATTCATTTAAAAAATTCATCGAAAAAACAAAAAATAAAAAATCTGGTTTAGAATCTGCTTTCCAATCAATCTTTCCTATTAAAAGCTATAGTGGAAATACAGAGTTACAATTTGTTGATTATACTTTAGGAAAATCAATATTTGAAGTAAAGGAATGTAAAATTAGAGGAGCGACTTTTTCAGCTCCATTACGTGTTAAATTAAGATTACTAATCTATGAAAGAGAAGCTTTGAATTCTACTATCAGAGATATCAAAGAACAAGAAGTATATATGGGTGAAATACCTTTAATGACAGAAAACGGAACGTTTGTTATTAATGGAACAGAAAGAGTTGTAGTATCTCAATTGCATAGAAGTCCAGGAGTTTTCTTCGACAGCGATAAAGGTAAAACGCATTCTTCAGGAAAAGTATTATATAACGCAAGAATTATTCCATATAGAGGTTCTTGGATAGATTTTGAATTCGATCCTAAAGATTATTTGTTTGTTAGAATTGATAGAAGAAGAAAACTTCCTGCTACAATACTATTAAAAGCAATAAACTATAAAATTGAAGATATCCTAAATATTTTTTTTGAAAAAACTACTTATCACATATCTAATATAAATAATATCTCAATGGAATTAATTCCAGAACGATTAAGAGGTGAAACCGCTTCTTTTGATATTAAAAAAAAATCAAAAATATACGTAGAAAAAGGTAGAAGAATTACCGCTAAAAATATCTATGAATTAAAAAAAAACAATATTAACGTTATTAACGTTCCTGTTGAATATTTAATTGGAAGAGTTGTTTCTAAAGATTATTTAGAACCTATTTCAAAAAAAATTATCATTAAAGCAAATGATATTTTATCAATAGAATTAATTGAAAAACTTATACAGTCTAACTTCAAAAAAATAGAAACAATTTTTACCAACGATTTAGATCACGGTCCATATATCTCTGAAACACTAAGAATTGATCCTAGCCATGACAGACTTAGTGCATTAGTAGAAATTTACCGAATGATGAGACCTGGAGAACCACCAACAAAAGAAGCAGCTGAACAATTATTTCAAAATTTATTTTTTACTGAAGAAAAATACGATTTATCTTCCGTTGGAAGAATGAAATTTAATCGCTCTTTACTTAGAAAAAATAAAGAAGGAGATAACGTTTTAAGTAAAAAAGATATAGTTGAGGTAATTAAAAAATTAATATCTATTAGAAATGGAAGAGGAGAAATAGATGATATCGACCATTTAGGAAACAGAAGAATTAGATCTGTTGGAGAAATGACAGAAAATCAATTTAGATTGGGATTGATTAGAGTTGAAAGATCAGTAAAAGAAAGACTATCTGTTAGTGATTTAGATACTTTAATGCCACAAGATGTAATTAATGCAAAACCTATTTCTGCTGCTATTAAAGAGTTCTTTGGATCAAGCCAATTATCTCAATTTATGGATCAAAATAATCCACTTGCAGAAATAACACATAAGAGAAGAATTTCAGCTTTAGGTTCAGGAGGTTTAACAAGAGAAAGAGCTGGATTCGAAGTAAGGGACGTACATCCTACTCATTATGGAAGAGTTTGCCCAATAGAAACACCGGAAGGACCTAATATAGGATTAATAAATTCTTTATCAGTATATGCAAAAACAAACGATTATGGTTTTCTAGAAACTCCTTATATAAAGGTTTTAAATGGAATAGTAACAAAACAAATAGATTATCTTTCTGCAATCGAAGAAGGGAATTTTATTATTGCACAAGCAAATACTAATTTCGATCAAAAAGGTAAAATTTCAGAAGAATTAGTTACATGCAGACACAAAGGGGAATCAGGTTTATTTAATTATACTAAAATTAACTATATGGATGTTTCCAATCAACAAATAGTTTCAGTAGGAGCCTCTTTAATACCATTTTTAGAACACGATGATGCTAATAGAGCTTTAATGGGAGCTAATATGCAAAGACAAGCTGTTCCTACCTTAAAAGCAGAAAAACCTCTAGTAGGAACAGGAATGGAAAGATCAGTAGCAGTCGATTCAGGAATAGCTGTAGTTGCAAAAAGAAGTGGAAAGATTCAATTTGTAGATGCATCTAGAATAGTAGTAAAAGTCAACGATCAAGAAACCAGCCTTAGTGAATCAGGAATTGATATTTATAATTTAACAAAATACACTCGATCTAATCAAAATACCTGTATAAATCAAACACCTTGTGTTAAACATGGAGAAAATATAAAAATAGGAGATGTTTTAGCTGACGGTTCTTCTACTGATTTAGGAGAGCTATCTCTAGGACAAAATATGAGAGTAGCATTTATGCCATGGAACGGATATAACTTTGAAGACTCAATTTTAATATCTGAAAAAATAGTTCAAAAAGATCGTTTTACTACAATACACATTCAAGAACTCTCTTGTATTGCAAGAGATACTAAATTGGGAATTGAAGAAATAACATCAGATATACCCAACGTAGGAGAAAATGCTTTATCTAAACTAGATGAATCAGGAATTGTTTATATTGGAGCTGAAGTCACTGGAGGAGATATTCTAGTAGGAAAAGTAACCCCAAAAGGAGAAACTCAACTCACTCCTGAAGAAAAACTACTAAGAGCTATATTTGGAGAAAAAGCATCAGATGTCAAAGACTCTTCTTTAAGAGTTCCTAATGGAGTTTTTGGTACTGTAATAGACATACAAATTTTTACAAGAGATGGAGTAAAAAAAGACAAAAGAACCTTGCAAATTGAAGAAATGCAAATCCAACAAACAAAAAAAGACATTTCTGAAGAATTAAAAATATTAGAAACAGCTATTTTTAAAAAAATAAAAAATCTATTTATTCAAACAGATATAGATGAAACAGAACTCAAAAAAAAACCTAAGGAAAAATGGTTATTAATACCAATCAAAAACAAAAAAAATCAAAACAAGATATTTCAATTATTTGAACAATATAAAAAAATAAAAAATAAATTTGAAAAAAAAATTGAAATAAAAAGAAAGAAAATAACTCAGGGAGACGAACTAGCACCTGGAATACTAAAAATAGTAAAAGTTTATCTAGCTGTAAAAAGACAAGTTCAAACTGGAGATAAAATGGCAGGAAGACATGGAAATAAAGGAGTAATATCAAAAATTAATCCAATAGAAGACATGCCATACGATAAAAATGGAGATGAAATTGATATAATTCTAAATCCTTTAGGTGTTCCTTCAAGAATGAATATTGGACAAATACTAGAAACTCATTTAGGTGTAGCAGCTAAGGGAGTAGGAAATAAAATTAAACTAATGCTGAAAAATAATAATAAAATAATTAAATTACGTAAATTTATTCAAAATGCTTATGACATTGGAAATAATTTACGTCAAAAAATAAATTTAAATAATTTTTCAGATGAAGAAGTATTAAATCTTGCAAATAATTTAAAAAACGGACTTCCAATAGCAACTCCAGTATTCGATGGAGCTGAAGAAAATGAAATAAAAAAATTATTAAAATTAGCAGATCTTCCTACTTCTGGTCAAATTACACTATTTGATGGAAGAACAGGAGAAAAATTTGAAAGACCAGTAACAGTAGGATATATGTATGTATTAAAACTAAATCACTTAGTGGATGATAAGATGCATGCTCGTTCTACTGGATCCTACAGTTTAATAACTCAACAACCATTAGGTGGTAAAGCCCAATTTGGTGGTCAAAGATTCGGAGAAATGGAAGTATGGGCATTAGAAGCTTATGGAGCTTCTTATACTTTACAAGAAATGTTAACAGTAAAATCTGATGATGTTAATGGAAGAACAAAAATGTATAAAAATATAGTAGATGGTAATCATCAAATGGAACCTGGTATGCCTGAATCTTTTAATGTTCTTTTAAAAGAAATAAGATCCTTAGGAATAAATATAGAATTAGAAGACGAATAA
- the rpoC gene encoding DNA-directed RNA polymerase subunit beta', whose product MKDLLKFLKLQTKKEEFNSIKIELASPDMIRSWSYGEVKKPETINYRTFKPERDGLFCARIFGPIKDYECLCGKYKRLKHRGVICEKCGVEVTQSKVRRDRMGHIELSSPTAHIWFLKSLPSRIGLLLDMPLRDIERVLYFESYVVIDGGMTNLNAGQILTEEQYLDSLEEFGDEFEAKMGAEAIQLLLKSIHLKKECKKLRYIINETHSETKRKKLTKRIKLLESFIQSNNKPEWMILTVLPVLPPDLRPLVPLDGGRFATSDLNDLYRRVINRNNRLKRLLDLSAPDIIVRNEKRMLQESVDALLDNGRRGRAITGSNKRPLKSLSDMIKGKQGRFRQNLLGKRVDYSGRSVITVGPYLRLHQCGLPKKMALELFKPFIYGKLEVRGLATTIKSAKKMVEREESVVWDILDEVIKEHPVLLNRAPTLHRLGIQAFEPILIEGKAIQLHPLVCAAYNADFDGDQMAVHIPLTLEAQLESKALMMSTNNILSPANGEPIIVPSQDVVLGLYYMTRSKIHGKGEGMMFSSPEEVEKAYHLGFVELHSKIIVKISEYKKTKENQYTKKEKIVKTTAGRTILWMIIPKGLSYSIINQVLIKKTISKILHTCYQILGRKETVVLADQIMYTGFSYATRSGASVGIDDMVIPTKKSEIIIEAENEVVEIQEQFQSGLVTSGERYNKVIDIWAAANERVATAMMKNLSTESIANNLGIEKKQKSFNSIFMMADSGARGSAAQIRQLAGMRGLMAKPDGSIIETPITANFREGLNVLQYFISTHGARKGLADTALKTANSGYLTRRLVDVAQDLVVTEKDCKTREGIMMTSLIERGDIKEDLRERVLGRVTTENIFEINSFNKILVPKNTLLNEKWCDLLEKNSIDNVKVRSVVNCETNFGVCSYCYGRDLARGKIVNQGEAVGVIAAQSIGEPGTQLTMRTFHIGGAASRVATESCIQVKNKGKIKLKNSKTVLNSSGKLVIISRNVELRIIDKYGKTKENYKIPYGSIMNKKNKETVDSGDIIAQWDPHTMPVITEVGGIVKFIDMIDGQSIIRQTDELTGLTSIIILDTSERTTIGKDLRPALKIIDANNQDVLIPGTEVPAQYFLPGKSIIQIENFSKIFSGDTLARIPQESGGTKDITGGLPRVADLFEARRPKEPAILAEVSGIISFGKETKGKKRLIISSQNSCEPYEEMIPKWRQLNVFEGERVEKGDVISDGPESPHDILRLRGVQAVTKYIVNEVQEVYRLQGVKINDKHIEVIIRQMLRKATLINKGDSDFLDGEQVEYSKIKISNTNLKEQKKNISIFSRDLLGITKASLATDSFISAASFQETTRILTEAAVAGKRDELKGLKENVIVGRLIPAGTGYAYHKKRLNRQKKINENKIKNNIGFSHSISVEEASANLSELLNANTKIHTKK is encoded by the coding sequence GTGAAAGATTTACTTAAATTTTTAAAATTACAAACTAAAAAAGAAGAATTTAATTCAATAAAAATTGAATTAGCATCTCCAGATATGATCCGTTCTTGGTCTTATGGAGAAGTTAAAAAACCAGAAACAATTAATTATAGAACTTTTAAACCAGAAAGAGATGGGTTATTCTGTGCAAGAATATTTGGACCAATTAAAGATTATGAATGTTTATGTGGAAAATATAAAAGACTAAAACATCGAGGAGTAATTTGCGAAAAATGTGGTGTAGAAGTAACACAAAGCAAAGTTAGAAGAGATCGAATGGGTCACATAGAATTATCTTCTCCTACAGCTCATATTTGGTTTTTAAAATCTTTACCTTCAAGAATAGGACTACTTTTAGATATGCCGTTAAGAGATATTGAAAGAGTATTATATTTTGAATCTTATGTAGTAATAGACGGAGGAATGACTAACTTAAATGCAGGACAAATTTTAACTGAAGAACAATATTTAGATTCATTAGAAGAATTTGGAGATGAATTTGAAGCTAAAATGGGTGCAGAAGCAATCCAATTACTACTAAAAAGTATACATTTAAAAAAAGAGTGTAAAAAATTAAGATATATAATTAATGAAACACATTCAGAAACTAAAAGAAAAAAATTAACTAAAAGAATAAAACTACTAGAGTCTTTCATACAATCAAATAATAAACCAGAATGGATGATACTCACAGTATTACCTGTTTTACCACCTGATTTAAGACCATTAGTTCCACTAGATGGTGGTCGATTTGCAACTTCTGATCTAAACGATTTATATAGAAGAGTTATTAATAGAAACAATAGATTAAAAAGATTATTAGATTTGTCAGCTCCTGACATAATCGTTAGAAATGAAAAAAGGATGCTTCAAGAATCAGTTGATGCTCTGTTAGATAATGGAAGAAGAGGAAGAGCAATAACTGGATCTAATAAAAGACCACTAAAATCTTTATCAGACATGATAAAAGGAAAACAAGGTCGATTTCGACAAAATCTTTTAGGAAAAAGAGTAGATTATTCCGGACGATCAGTAATAACAGTAGGTCCATATTTAAGATTGCATCAATGTGGTTTGCCTAAAAAAATGGCATTAGAACTATTTAAACCATTCATATATGGAAAATTAGAAGTAAGGGGATTAGCAACGACGATCAAATCAGCTAAAAAAATGGTTGAAAGAGAAGAATCAGTCGTTTGGGATATTTTAGATGAAGTAATTAAAGAACATCCAGTGCTTTTAAATCGAGCACCTACCCTACATAGATTAGGGATTCAAGCTTTTGAACCCATTTTAATAGAAGGAAAAGCAATACAATTACATCCATTAGTATGTGCTGCATATAATGCTGATTTTGATGGTGATCAAATGGCTGTGCACATTCCTCTAACTTTAGAAGCACAACTCGAATCTAAAGCATTAATGATGTCTACAAATAATATTTTATCTCCTGCTAATGGAGAACCAATTATTGTTCCATCTCAAGATGTAGTGTTAGGATTGTACTATATGACTCGATCTAAAATACACGGAAAAGGTGAAGGAATGATGTTTAGTTCTCCAGAAGAAGTTGAAAAAGCCTATCATTTAGGATTTGTAGAACTACATTCAAAAATAATAGTTAAAATATCCGAATATAAAAAGACTAAAGAAAATCAATATACTAAAAAAGAAAAAATAGTAAAAACTACTGCAGGAAGAACTATTCTATGGATGATAATCCCAAAAGGATTATCATATTCTATAATAAATCAAGTATTAATAAAAAAAACTATTTCAAAAATTTTACATACTTGTTATCAAATTTTAGGGCGAAAAGAAACTGTTGTATTAGCTGATCAAATTATGTATACCGGTTTTTCCTATGCTACACGTTCTGGAGCATCCGTAGGAATTGACGATATGGTTATTCCAACAAAAAAATCAGAAATAATTATAGAAGCAGAAAACGAAGTTGTTGAAATACAAGAACAATTTCAATCTGGATTAGTTACTTCTGGAGAAAGATATAATAAAGTTATTGATATTTGGGCAGCTGCTAACGAAAGAGTTGCTACTGCTATGATGAAAAACCTATCTACAGAATCAATAGCTAATAATTTAGGAATAGAAAAAAAACAAAAATCATTCAATAGTATATTTATGATGGCTGACTCAGGAGCAAGAGGTTCTGCAGCTCAAATTAGACAACTTGCTGGAATGAGAGGGTTAATGGCTAAACCAGATGGATCAATTATTGAAACACCAATCACTGCTAATTTTAGAGAAGGATTAAATGTTCTTCAATATTTTATATCTACTCATGGAGCAAGGAAAGGTTTAGCTGATACAGCACTAAAAACAGCAAATTCAGGATATTTAACTAGAAGATTGGTAGATGTAGCTCAAGATCTAGTAGTAACAGAAAAAGATTGTAAAACAAGAGAAGGAATAATGATGACATCTCTTATAGAAAGAGGAGATATCAAAGAAGATCTAAGAGAAAGAGTTCTAGGACGAGTAACTACTGAGAATATATTTGAAATTAATTCTTTTAATAAAATTTTAGTACCAAAAAATACATTACTTAATGAAAAATGGTGTGATCTATTAGAAAAAAACTCGATAGATAATGTAAAAGTTAGATCAGTTGTTAACTGTGAAACAAATTTCGGAGTATGTTCATACTGTTATGGAAGAGATCTTGCAAGAGGAAAAATTGTAAATCAAGGAGAAGCTGTTGGAGTTATTGCTGCTCAATCTATAGGTGAACCTGGTACTCAATTAACTATGAGAACATTTCATATTGGTGGGGCTGCATCAAGAGTTGCAACAGAATCATGTATTCAAGTAAAAAATAAAGGAAAAATAAAATTAAAAAATTCAAAAACAGTACTAAATTCTAGTGGAAAATTAGTTATTATTTCTAGAAATGTTGAATTACGTATAATTGATAAATATGGAAAAACAAAAGAAAATTACAAAATTCCTTACGGTTCAATAATGAATAAAAAAAACAAGGAAACTGTCGATTCAGGAGATATAATTGCTCAATGGGATCCACACACTATGCCAGTTATAACTGAAGTGGGTGGAATTGTAAAATTTATTGATATGATAGATGGACAAAGTATTATCAGACAAACCGATGAATTAACTGGTCTAACATCTATTATTATACTAGATACATCCGAAAGAACCACTATAGGAAAAGATTTAAGACCAGCTTTAAAAATTATCGATGCTAATAATCAAGATGTTTTAATACCAGGAACAGAAGTACCAGCACAATACTTTTTACCTGGAAAAAGTATTATACAAATAGAAAATTTTAGTAAAATTTTTTCAGGAGACACCTTAGCAAGAATTCCTCAAGAATCAGGAGGAACAAAAGATATTACAGGAGGATTGCCTAGAGTAGCTGATTTATTCGAAGCAAGAAGACCGAAAGAACCAGCGATTCTAGCAGAAGTAAGTGGAATTATTTCATTTGGAAAAGAAACAAAAGGAAAAAAAAGACTAATAATATCTTCGCAAAATTCTTGCGAGCCATATGAAGAAATGATTCCAAAATGGAGGCAATTAAATGTATTTGAAGGCGAAAGAGTAGAAAAAGGTGATGTAATATCAGATGGACCAGAATCACCTCATGATATTCTTCGTTTAAGAGGAGTACAAGCAGTTACTAAATATATAGTAAATGAAGTACAAGAAGTATATCGACTTCAAGGAGTAAAAATTAATGATAAACATATTGAAGTAATAATAAGACAAATGTTACGAAAAGCTACTTTAATTAATAAAGGAGATTCTGATTTTTTAGATGGAGAACAAGTAGAATATTCAAAAATAAAAATTTCTAACACTAATCTAAAAGAACAAAAAAAAAATATTTCAATATTTTCCAGAGATCTTTTAGGTATTACTAAAGCTTCTTTAGCTACCGATTCATTTATATCAGCTGCTTCTTTCCAAGAAACTACAAGAATACTAACAGAAGCTGCTGTAGCCGGGAAAAGAGACGAACTAAAAGGATTAAAAGAAAACGTTATCGTAGGCCGTTTAATTCCTGCCGGAACTGGATATGCATATCATAAAAAAAGATTAAATCGACAAAAAAAAATAAATGAAAATAAAATCAAAAATAATATCGGTTTTTCTCATTCCATCAGTGTCGAAGAAGCATCAGCTAATTTATCCGAGTTACTCAATGCTAATACTAAAATACATACAAAAAAATAA
- the purH gene encoding bifunctional phosphoribosylaminoimidazolecarboxamide formyltransferase/IMP cyclohydrolase, whose protein sequence is MKKNKKIRRALISVYDTSGIIQFSKSLIKRNFKIIATEGTTKFLKKNNIPVTSVSKYIEFPEIMNGRIKSMHPKIFGGILGRKKKDTDTMKLYGINKINLVIVNLYPFFEKYKTLKNNFSELIEYIDIGGVSLIRAAAKNCSEVLVVISPKDYKKIIKIIDTKKIESISLEKKIKLAQKAYAYTSNYDCLISNYFLEKTKKNENKNKFPKKIKINLIKKNQLRYGENPHQKSAFYIEEKDKNNIFEKSKQLQGKKISYNNILDLEIAWNCVQNFKNPACAIIKHSIPCGVCESKSAIESYIASYQCDPISAFGGVIAFNSKINESVANKIIKNQFVEVIIAPIITKNALRVFNKKENIIIFISNYKGNLVSNLDYKSILGGVLIQEKDNFLFKNNDEEKHWKIVTNRKLKTKKEIKDAIFAWKVVKYVKSNAIIIAKNKKTIGIGSGQTSRIFATKISKLKAFENKLDTQGATIASDAFFPFKDSIELAAKIGIKCIIQPGGSIRDKEIISTANKNNMIMLFTDKRCFKH, encoded by the coding sequence ATGAAAAAAAATAAAAAAATACGAAGAGCATTAATTAGTGTATACGATACTTCTGGAATAATACAATTTTCAAAGTCTCTTATTAAAAGAAATTTTAAAATCATAGCTACAGAAGGAACAACAAAATTTTTAAAAAAAAATAATATTCCAGTAACATCAGTATCTAAATATATTGAATTTCCTGAAATAATGAATGGAAGAATAAAAAGCATGCATCCAAAAATTTTTGGAGGAATTTTAGGAAGAAAAAAAAAAGACACTGATACTATGAAACTTTATGGAATTAATAAAATTAATTTAGTTATAGTAAATTTATATCCTTTTTTTGAAAAATACAAAACATTAAAAAACAATTTTTCTGAATTAATTGAATACATTGATATCGGTGGTGTCTCTCTTATTAGAGCTGCTGCTAAAAATTGTTCTGAAGTATTAGTTGTAATATCACCTAAAGATTATAAAAAAATCATTAAAATAATAGATACAAAAAAAATAGAATCCATCTCCTTAGAAAAAAAAATAAAATTAGCACAAAAAGCTTATGCATATACTTCAAATTATGATTGTTTAATTTCTAACTATTTTTTAGAAAAAACAAAAAAAAACGAAAACAAAAACAAATTCCCAAAAAAAATAAAAATAAATCTAATAAAAAAAAATCAATTAAGATATGGAGAAAACCCTCATCAAAAATCAGCTTTTTATATAGAAGAAAAAGATAAAAATAACATCTTTGAAAAATCTAAACAATTACAAGGAAAAAAAATATCGTATAATAACATTCTTGATTTAGAAATAGCTTGGAATTGTGTTCAAAATTTTAAAAATCCAGCTTGTGCTATTATTAAACATTCGATTCCATGTGGAGTATGCGAAAGCAAATCAGCAATTGAATCATACATCGCGTCCTATCAATGCGATCCTATTTCTGCATTTGGAGGAGTTATTGCATTTAATTCTAAAATAAATGAATCAGTTGCTAACAAAATTATAAAAAATCAATTTGTTGAAGTAATTATAGCTCCTATAATTACCAAAAATGCTTTAAGAGTATTTAATAAAAAAGAAAATATAATAATATTTATTTCAAATTATAAAGGAAATTTAGTTTCTAATTTAGATTATAAATCAATTCTTGGAGGAGTATTAATTCAAGAAAAAGATAATTTTTTATTCAAAAATAATGATGAAGAAAAACACTGGAAAATAGTAACTAATAGAAAATTAAAAACAAAAAAAGAAATAAAAGACGCAATATTTGCTTGGAAAGTTGTAAAATATGTCAAATCTAATGCAATAATTATCGCAAAAAATAAAAAAACCATTGGAATTGGTTCTGGACAAACTAGTAGAATATTTGCAACTAAAATATCTAAATTAAAAGCATTCGAAAATAAACTAGATACCCAAGGAGCTACAATTGCTTCCGATGCATTTTTTCCATTCAAAGATAGTATAGAATTAGCAGCTAAAATTGGAATTAAATGTATAATACAACCAGGAGGATCAATTCGTGATAAAGAAATAATATCAACTGCAAACAAAAATAATATGATAATGTTATTTACAGACAAACGTTGCTTTAAACATTAG